A genomic segment from Aquila chrysaetos chrysaetos chromosome 11, bAquChr1.4, whole genome shotgun sequence encodes:
- the LOC115348542 gene encoding cytochrome P450 26A1 isoform X1, producing the protein MGFSALVASALCTFLLPLLLFLAAVKLWDLYCVSGRDPSCPLPLPPGTMGLPFFGETLQMVLQRRKFLQMKRRKYGFIYKTHLFGRPTVRVMGAENVRHILLGEHRLVSVQWPASVRTILGSGCLSNLHNGQHKHRKKVIMRAFSRDALQHYVPVIQEEVSACLARWLGAAGPCLLVYPEVKRLMFRIAMRILLGFQPRQASPDGEQQLVEAFEEMIRNLFSLPIDVPFSGLYRGLRARNIIHAKIEENIRAKMARKEPEGGYKDALQLLMEHTQGNGEQLNMQELKESATELLFGGHETTASAATSLIAFLGLHHDVLQKVRKELQVKGLLCSPNQEKQLDMEVLEQLKYTGCVIKETLRLSPPVPGGFRIALKTLELNGYQIPKGWNVIYSICDTHDVADLFTNKDEFNPDRFMSPSPEDSSRFSFIPFGGGLRSCVGKEFAKVLLKIFTVELARSCDWQLLNGPPTMKTGPIVYPVDNLPTKFIGFSGQI; encoded by the exons ATGGGCTTCTCCGCCCTGGTCGCCAGCGCCCTGTGCACCTTCCTGCTGCCCCTGCTGCTCTTTCTGGCCGCTGTCAAGCTCTGGGACCTGTACTGCGTGAGCGGCCGCGACCCCAGCTGCCCGCTCCCGCTGCCCCCGGGCACCATGGGGCTCCCCTTCTTCGGGGAGACGCTGCAGATGGTGCTGCAG aGGCGGAAATTCCTGCAAATGAAGCGCAGGAAATACGGCTTCATCTACAAGACTCACCTCTTCGGGCGGCCCACGGTGCGGGTGATGGGCGCCGAGAACGTGCGGCACATCCTGCTGGGCGAGCACCGGCTCGTCTCCGTGCAGTGGCCCGCCTCGGTGCGCACCATCCTGGGCTCGGGCTGCCTCTCCAACCTCCACAACGGGCAGCACAAGCACCGCAAAAAG GTGATCATGCGGGCCTTCTCCCGGGACGCCCTGCAGCACTACGTGCCCGTCATCCAGGAGGAGGTGAGCGCCTGCCTGGCCCGGTGGCTGGGGGCCGCCGGGCCCTGCCTGCTGGTGTACCCCGAGGTGAAGCGCCTCATGTTCCGCATCGCCATGAGGATCCTGCTGGGCTTCCAGCCCCGCCAGGCCAGCCCCGACGGCgagcagcagctggtggaggCTTTCGAGGAGATGATCCGCaacctcttctccctccccatcgACGTGCCCTTCAGCGGGCTCTACCGG GGCTTGCGGGCACGCAACATCATCCACGCCAAGATCGAGGAGAACATCCGTGCCAAGATGGCCCGCAAGGAGCCTGAGGGCGGCTACAAGGATGCGTTGCAGCTGCTGATGGAGCACACACAGGGCAACGGGGAGCAGCTCAACATGCAG GAGCTGAAGGAGTCtgccacagagctgctgtttgggGGCCATGAAACCACTGCTAGTGCTGCCACGTCGCTGATCGCCTTCCTAGGGCTCCACCACGACGTCCTGCAGAAAGTGAGGAAAGAGCTGCAGGTGAAG GGGTTACTGTGCAGTCCCAACCAAGAGAAGCAGCTGGACATGGAGGTCTTGGAGCAGCTGAAGTACACGGGCTGTGTCATCAAAGAGACCCTCAGGCTGAGCCCGCCTGTTCCTGGAGGATTTCGAATTGCGCTCAAGACCCTTGAGCTAAAT GGTTACCAGATCCCTAAAGGCTGGAATGTTATTTACAGTATCTGTGATACCCACGATGTGGCAGATCTCTTCACCAACAAGGATGAATTTAACCCGGATCGCTTCATGTCTCCATCTCCAGAGGATTCCTCTAGGTTCAGTTTCATTCCTTTCGGTGGGGGCTTGAGGAGCTGCGTGGGCAAAGAGTTTGCAAAAGtccttctaaaaatatttacagtggaGTTGGCTCGGAGCTGTGACTGGCAGCTGCTGAATGGACCTCCTACAATGAAAACGGGCCCCATAGTGTACCCTGTGGACAATCTGCCTACCAAATTCATAGGTTTCAGCGGCCAAATCTGA
- the LOC115348542 gene encoding cytochrome P450 26A1 isoform X2, with protein sequence MGFSALVASALCTFLLPLLLFLAAVKLWDLYCVSGRDPSCPLPLPPGTMGLPFFGETLQMVLQRRKFLQMKRRKYGFIYKTHLFGRPTVRVMGAENVRHILLGEHRLVSVQWPASVRTILGSGCLSNLHNGQHKHRKKHYVPVIQEEVSACLARWLGAAGPCLLVYPEVKRLMFRIAMRILLGFQPRQASPDGEQQLVEAFEEMIRNLFSLPIDVPFSGLYRGLRARNIIHAKIEENIRAKMARKEPEGGYKDALQLLMEHTQGNGEQLNMQELKESATELLFGGHETTASAATSLIAFLGLHHDVLQKVRKELQVKGLLCSPNQEKQLDMEVLEQLKYTGCVIKETLRLSPPVPGGFRIALKTLELNGYQIPKGWNVIYSICDTHDVADLFTNKDEFNPDRFMSPSPEDSSRFSFIPFGGGLRSCVGKEFAKVLLKIFTVELARSCDWQLLNGPPTMKTGPIVYPVDNLPTKFIGFSGQI encoded by the exons ATGGGCTTCTCCGCCCTGGTCGCCAGCGCCCTGTGCACCTTCCTGCTGCCCCTGCTGCTCTTTCTGGCCGCTGTCAAGCTCTGGGACCTGTACTGCGTGAGCGGCCGCGACCCCAGCTGCCCGCTCCCGCTGCCCCCGGGCACCATGGGGCTCCCCTTCTTCGGGGAGACGCTGCAGATGGTGCTGCAG aGGCGGAAATTCCTGCAAATGAAGCGCAGGAAATACGGCTTCATCTACAAGACTCACCTCTTCGGGCGGCCCACGGTGCGGGTGATGGGCGCCGAGAACGTGCGGCACATCCTGCTGGGCGAGCACCGGCTCGTCTCCGTGCAGTGGCCCGCCTCGGTGCGCACCATCCTGGGCTCGGGCTGCCTCTCCAACCTCCACAACGGGCAGCACAAGCACCGCAAAAAG CACTACGTGCCCGTCATCCAGGAGGAGGTGAGCGCCTGCCTGGCCCGGTGGCTGGGGGCCGCCGGGCCCTGCCTGCTGGTGTACCCCGAGGTGAAGCGCCTCATGTTCCGCATCGCCATGAGGATCCTGCTGGGCTTCCAGCCCCGCCAGGCCAGCCCCGACGGCgagcagcagctggtggaggCTTTCGAGGAGATGATCCGCaacctcttctccctccccatcgACGTGCCCTTCAGCGGGCTCTACCGG GGCTTGCGGGCACGCAACATCATCCACGCCAAGATCGAGGAGAACATCCGTGCCAAGATGGCCCGCAAGGAGCCTGAGGGCGGCTACAAGGATGCGTTGCAGCTGCTGATGGAGCACACACAGGGCAACGGGGAGCAGCTCAACATGCAG GAGCTGAAGGAGTCtgccacagagctgctgtttgggGGCCATGAAACCACTGCTAGTGCTGCCACGTCGCTGATCGCCTTCCTAGGGCTCCACCACGACGTCCTGCAGAAAGTGAGGAAAGAGCTGCAGGTGAAG GGGTTACTGTGCAGTCCCAACCAAGAGAAGCAGCTGGACATGGAGGTCTTGGAGCAGCTGAAGTACACGGGCTGTGTCATCAAAGAGACCCTCAGGCTGAGCCCGCCTGTTCCTGGAGGATTTCGAATTGCGCTCAAGACCCTTGAGCTAAAT GGTTACCAGATCCCTAAAGGCTGGAATGTTATTTACAGTATCTGTGATACCCACGATGTGGCAGATCTCTTCACCAACAAGGATGAATTTAACCCGGATCGCTTCATGTCTCCATCTCCAGAGGATTCCTCTAGGTTCAGTTTCATTCCTTTCGGTGGGGGCTTGAGGAGCTGCGTGGGCAAAGAGTTTGCAAAAGtccttctaaaaatatttacagtggaGTTGGCTCGGAGCTGTGACTGGCAGCTGCTGAATGGACCTCCTACAATGAAAACGGGCCCCATAGTGTACCCTGTGGACAATCTGCCTACCAAATTCATAGGTTTCAGCGGCCAAATCTGA